The Rhizoctonia solani chromosome 13, complete sequence nucleotide sequence CATGGGAGCTCATGGGGACAAAAAGACCCATAAAGTAAGCCTGCAATAGAGTATAGATTCACCAACGAATTTTGCTCGTCATCAGCAAATGTGGGTTTGATACGAGCGGCTTTCAGACCGTCGACAATATTGAAGCAGTGTTGAAAAAGAGAGATTACCAAACCAGGAAGTACCGTCAACAAATTGATTTTGTCACTTTCAGGTACAAACCACGCCACGTGACAATGACATTCCATGCCAAGCACAATGACGTTGCGAGCATTCCTTGTATGCAGCTCTGCATTCTTGTTATCTTTCTAGTTGGGCAGATACGAAGCGAGTAGGGAAGATGATCTAGTGGAACTTTGGTTCGTATCTCGTCGCTGTGCCTGAACATGAAATGGAGCGCTCGCTTACTTATCGTTGATTCGCCCAAACCCAGTTGTCGCTAAGTCGGGGCTACGATAGGCGAAATACGATCAAATGACTCTTATACCCAAGCCCCACTCGCTTAGGCAAACCTCCCTCttctcctccacctcctcgaACCAACATGGCGCCTCCAAGTGAGAAGCGTGCGCACGACAGCCATGTTGTTCAAGATACTAATGCAGAGGCTCGATTGGCCCAAATGGGTTACAAGTTTTTCATTATGTACTATTCTTTATCAAGCTGACCCTACTTGGATGGTAGACAGGAAACTACCCCGGAGCTTGTCAATGATCTCGATCCTAGGTCGTAAGTGCTATAGTATTCCACATGGTCCAAGCTAGTTCGCTGATTCGGTCGATCGAAAATAGTCAGCTTCGCTATCATGGGTTAGTCCTTACGACATCCAACATTCTTCAAATATTGATCATGGTCTGAATGTGTAGCCGTCCCATTTGGTAGCAGTACAACTTTGGCACTCGCACTGACGGATGGTGGCGCAGTCACCGTGTTATACGGGTATGTTGTGTGGCGCTCGTGTGTGTCATAGGCTGTCTAACATCCGTACCCAAGATGGATTATTGTGTCTTTAATCTCGCTGGCAATTGCTGCATCACTTGCCGAAATTTGCTCGGTATTCCCAACAGCCGGCGGAGTATACTACTGGTCGCACATGCTTGCTTCTCCTCGCTATGCACCAATAGCATCTTGGACAACCGGTTGGTTCGGCCTCGTTGGAAACTGGACAGTCACGGCTAGCATCAATTTCTCGCTCGCCCAGCTTATTCTCACGCAATCGGTCTATGGAGAGACGGCTGGGTTGCAACGCCCTGGCAAACTTTACTCTGTTATTGGGCGGTGATGATATTCTGCGCTCTCGTAAACGTTTTCGCGAATCGGTGGTTGGACCGGTTAAATACGTGGTGCATTTACTGGACAGCTGTAAGTCCCAGCTTTTCACCGATTTATAGTTGTTGAACTTAATATATATACGTTTTGTTCGAAGGCTTCGGTGGTTGTGATCATCGTGACCCTACTAGTGATGGCCGACGACCGCCGCTCTGGCGAATTCGTGTTTTCATATTATGATGCGAGTGCAGCCGGCTGGCCGAGCGGATGGGCATTCTTTGTAGGCTTGTTGCAGGCGGCATATACCTTGTGAGTGTGTGGAAATTTTTTGGTGTGGGTTGGCGTGCGGAATTGCCGCATCAAACGTGATTTGCACCGTGCATGCTATCAGTGTATTGGGGTCGGACAAATAGCTCTCATTCGGATATCGCTTAACCATGGGAGGTTTTCAACAATACGACCGAGCCCAAGTCGGGGCGGTGGCAGACGGGCACTATGCGCGATACGTGGACCTCCTACGTACTGGATCTTTCAAACCTTTCTGAGCTTCATCAAAAATTTAGACTCTAACTGCCCATTCATATTATTCAGGACCGGATACGGCATGGTCGCAGCCATGTGCGAAGAAGTCCAAAATCCAGAGCGTGAAGTCCCAAAAGCAATGGTTCTTTCGGTCGCAGCCGCGGCAGTAACAGGTGGATAACATTACCGCAAACCCTTCTCTCACTCACTTACACGTCCGCATCAACCAGGAATCATCTACCTAGTCCCTATTCTTTTCGTTCTACCCGATATCCCCA carries:
- a CDS encoding amino acid permease — protein: MAPPSEKRAHDSHVVQDTNAEARLAQMGYKQETTPELVNDLDPRSFAIMAVPFGSSTTLALALTDGGAVTVLYGWIIVSLISLAIAASLAEICSVFPTAGGVYYWSHMLASPRYAPIASWTTGWFGLVGNWTVTASINFSLAQLILTQSVYGETAGLQRPGKLYSVIGR
- a CDS encoding amino acid permease — translated: MADDRRSGEFVFSYYDASAAGWPSGWAFFVGLLQAAYTLTGYGMVAAMCEEVQNPEREVPKAMVLSVAAAAVTGIIYLVPILFVLPDIPTLLGVASGQPMPLLYKIVTGSPGGGFGLLFLIIGIGFFAGIGALTAACKSRGHHIIKIKLN